Proteins from a single region of Strix aluco isolate bStrAlu1 chromosome W, bStrAlu1.hap1, whole genome shotgun sequence:
- the LOC141917713 gene encoding zinc finger protein 462-like isoform X4 — translation MEVLQCDGCDFRAPSYEDLKAHIQDVHTAFLQPTDVSEENPSQLRSGSMNASNQTEIEFSSVKDEFAIADEIAGQNTTTRMGTGSYYSQSQSFYGQHMGPNPKPTNKFFQCKFCVRYFRSKNLLIEHTHKVHGAQVGGSSVGSHAAGSLNYNIMMHEGFGKVFSCQFCTYKSPRRARIIKHQKMYHKNNLKESLNPTATSAVSELTSASVPVQEPCKELPAEVVERSILESMVKPLTKSRGNFCCEWCSYQTPRRERWCDHMMKKHRSMVKILSSLRQEQDRTSAPDVQSKSAQNASPNSNYISMNMTGCDVLNADASNFRSSTGNSLIRPNSSISSKFSSVSYPQMKSKLPHNSGIVNLSDRSRYGVADMTNSSADLETNSMVNDSSSDEELNEVDSENGLNSVDHQTSGISAEQLMGSDGNKLLETKGIPFRRYMNRFQCPFCPFLTMHRRSISRHIENIHLSGKTTVYKCDECPFTCKSSLKLGAHRQCHAGTTSDWDTVNSQSENIVSSLNDNTVPYESGNINGRKSAGMMETVQQQHQQLPQPHSQHPYKCTMCNYSTTTLKGLRVHQQHKHSFCDNLPKYDGLPSNMPQESEADALTSFSTVKKSQTSILGLSSKNNFVAKVARKVSNDCPLDLSPVKKRTRIDEIASNLQSKINQNKQQEDAVINVEDDEEEEEDEVEIEVELDREEEQTEPMVEVSSSYAPQQMWERETNDSRKDANFRNMHHDYNSTNGAEIELTLSEDEEDYFSSINMKDQQSPNASVLGSQPNMYGPDQNNENVEINDSGRLYYCKHCDFSNKSARSVSTHYQRMHPYIKFSFRYILDPNDHSAVYRCLECYIDYTNFEDLQQHYGEHHPEAMNVLNSDHSDLIYRCHFCSYTSPNVRSLMPHYQRMHPTVKINNAMIFSSYIVEQQEGLNTEPQTLREILNSAPKTMATSTSMAHGTTVPASFNKSSTKSFSPECENQKTPSVNSVVVYDCDVCSFASPNMHSVLVHYQKKHPEEKASYFRIQKTMRIASVDRGSALAQTSFEMGVSVSSKLSNLASQPPPPPPLPPDLAPEVYYCKHCSYSNRSVVGVLVHYQKRHPEIKVTAKYIRQAPPTAAMMKAGELPPGIQKLPVSVQQLSQGSSEGSVNPLENEMFFCQHCDYGNRTVKGVLIHYQKKHRDFKANADVIRQHTATVRSLCDHNQKKSSGSLPAHTSSTEQGKTKLRALKCRQCSYTSPYFYALRKHIKKDHSNLKATVTSILRWAFLDGLIEAGYHCEWCIYSHTEPSGLLVHYQRRHPEHYVDYTYMATKLWAGPDPSPPTLVMPTEGKTYKCRDCIFEASSIWDITNHYQAFHPWAMNGDESVLLDIIKEKDAAEKIGTQLDEVRARINSENQVTSQMDQDVEDPSLSQEKTIQLASANPAISSTPYQCTVCQSEYNNLHGLLTHYGKKHPGMKVKAADFAQDTDINPGAVYKCRHCPYINTRIHGVLTHYQKRHPSVKVTAEDFVHDVEQSNDISQNDIEETSRIFKQGYGAYRCKLCPYTHGTLEKLKIHYEKYHNQPEFDVFAQSPPKVSASVESDVVTEIKASPEIAADGVGEVSISVPHFSSSHLVSHTVFRCQLCKYFCSTRKGIARHYRIKHNNVRAQPEGKNNLFKCALCSYTNPIRKGLAAHYQKRHDIDAYYTHCLAASRTVSDKPNKVIIPSPHKDDAPQLSEELRRAVEKKKCSLCSFQSFSKKGIVSHYMKRHPGVFPKKQHASKLGGYFTAVYADEHEKSTPAVERNDFVKPEVESEAQETEWLPFRCIKCFKLSFSTAELLCMHYTDHHSKDLKRDFTILGSGTRSHNAVYQCKHCDTKLHSTAELTSHLNSHNEEFQKRAKRQERRKQLLSKQKCADGTFTDFKQERAFGHLEDASKLKERKIVGYKCKFCVEVHPTLRAICNHLRKHVQYGNVSSVSATVKQEAEDSSSTTLEGFEAAKDPGTVEFTEAESGASLEDETRPGGYRCSQCDRVLMSMQGLRSHERSHLALAMFTREDKYSCQYCSFVSAFRHK, via the exons ATGGAGGTGCTCCAGTGTGATGGCTGTGATTTCCGAGCTCCATCCTATGAAGACCTAAAAGCTCACATTCAGGATGTTCATACTGCTTTTCTGCAGCCAACAGATGTCTCTGAGGAAAACCCTAGCCAGCTGAGGTCTGGCTCCATGAATGCTAGCAACCAGACTGAGattgaattttcttctgtaaaggaTGAATTTGCAATTGCAGATGAAATAGCAG gGCAAAATACAACAACTCGGATGGGGACTGGAAGTTATTATAGCCAGAGCCAAAGTTTTTATGGTCAACATATGGGTCCAAATCCTAAACCAACCAACAAGTTTTTCCAGTGCAAATTCTGCGTGCGTTACTTCCGATCTAAAAACCTCCTTATAGAGCACACTCACAAGGTTCATGGAGCACAAGTTGGGGGGAGCTCAGTAGGGTCACACGCTGCTGGATCCTTAAATTATAACATCATGATGCACGAGGGGTTTGGCAAAGTTTTCTCTTGCCAGTTCTGCACCTACAAATCACCAAGGCGCGCAAGGATTATTAAGCACCAGAAAATGTATCACAAAAACAACCTGAAGGAGAGTTTAAATCCTACTGCTACCTCTGCTGTATCTGAATTGACATCTGCCTCTGTGCCAGTGCAGGAACCCTGCAAGGAATTGCCTGCAGAGGTGGTAGAACGGAGCATTTTAGAGTCCATGGTCAAGCCTCTAACAAAGTCCAGAGGCAACTTTTGCTGTGAATGGTGCAGTTACCAGACACCTCGAAGGGAGCGCTGGTGTGACCATATGATGAAGAAGCATCGCAGCATGGTAAAAATACTGTCAAGCTTGAGGCAGGAACAAGACAGAACCAGTGCGCCTGATGTGCAGAGTAAGAGTGCCCAGAATGCCTCCCCAAACTCTAATTATATCTCTATGAATATGACAGGATGTGATGTGTTGAATGCTGATGCCTCAAACTTCAGAAGCTCTACGGGCAATTCCCTTATCAGGCCCAACTCTTCTATATCCTCTAAGTTTTCTTCTGTGTCTTATCCTCAAATGAAGTCTAAATTACCTCACAACTCGGGCATAGTTAATTTGTCTGACAGATCCCGCTATGGAGTTGCTGACATGACAAATTCTTCTGCTGACTTGGAAACAAACAGTATGGTAAATGACTCCAGCTCAGACGAAGAGCTAAATGAAGTGGACAGCGAAAATGGCTTGAACTCTGTGGACCATCAGACTTCAGGAATATCTGCAGAGCAACTGATGGGATCTGATGGCAACAAGCTGTTGGAAACGAAAGGGATTCCCTTTAGAAGATACATGAACAGGTTCCAATGTCCTTTTTGCCCTTTCCTCACAATGCACCGCCGAAGCATCTCCCGTCACATTGAGAATATCCACCTGTCTGGGAAGACAACTGTATACAAATGCGATGAATGCCCTTTCACCTGTAAGAGTTCGTTAAAGCTTGGAGCTCATAGGCAATGTCATGCAGGTACAACATCAGACTGGGACACTGTAAATTCTCAGAGTGAAAACATTGTCTCCTCTTTGAATGACAACACAGTTCCTTATGAAAGTGGAAATATAAACGGAAGAAAGTCAGCTGGGATGATGGAAACAGTGCAGCAGCAACATCAACAGTTGCCTCAACCGCATTCACAGCATCCTTATAAGTGCACAATGTGTAACTATTCTACCACTACTTTGAAAGGCCTCAGAGTTCATCAGCAGCACAAGCACTCATTTTGTGACAACTTACCAAAATATGATGGACTGCCATCCAACATGCCACAAGAGAGCGAGGCAGATGCTCTCACCTCTTTCAGCACAGTGAAGAAAAGCCAGACCTCAATTCTTGGTCTTTCGTCTAAAAATAACTTTGTTGCTAAGGTTGCTCGGAAAGTGTCAAATGACTGCCCTTTGGATCTCTCACCAGTGAAGAAAAGAACTAGAATTGATGAAATAGCAAGCAACCTGCAgagcaaaataaaccaaaacaaacagcaagaagATGCTGTGATTAAtgtagaggatgatgaggaagaggaggaagatgaggtgGAGATAGAGGTGGAATTAGACAGAGAAGAAGAACAAACAGAACCAATGGTGGAGGTTTCTAGTTCTTATGCACCTCAGCAAATGTGGGAGAGAGAGACTAATGATTCTCGGAAAGATGCAAACTTCAGAAACATGCATCATGATTATAATTCTACCAATGGAGCAGAGATTGAGCTCACTTTATCTGAAGATgaggaagattatttttcttccatcaaCATGAAAGATCAACAGAGCCCTAATGCCTCTGTTCTGGGAAGCCAGCCAAATATGTATGGCCCTGATCAGAACAACGAAAATGTGGAGATTAACGACTCTGGCAGGCTTTACTATTGTAAACACTGTGATTTTAGCAACAAATCTGCCAGGAGTGTTAGCACCCACTACCAACGGATGCACCCCTACATAAAATTCAGCTTTAGGTATATTTTGGATCCCAATGATCACAGTGCAGTATACAGATGTCTTGAGTGTTATATTGACTATACGAACTTTGAAGACCTGCAGCAACACTATGGAGAGCATCACCCTGAAGCTATGAATGTATTGAATTCCGATCACTCTGATCTGATCTATCGCTGTCACTTCTGTTCTTACACTAGCCCAAATGTTAGAAGCCTGATGCCGCATTACCAAAGAATGCATCCAACAGTGAAAATTAACAATGCAATGATATTTTCAAGCTATATTGTTGAGCAGCAGGAGGGGCTAAACACAGAACCTCAGACACTGAGAGAGATCTTGAATTCTGCTCCAAAAACTATGGCAACCTCCACCTCTATGGCTCATGGGACTACTGTGCCAGCAAGTTTTAACAAAAGTTCCACAAAGAGTTTTAGTCCTGAATGTGAAAATCAGAAGACACCTTCAGTCAATTCTGTGGTTGTTTATGACTGTGATGTGTGCTCATTTGCAAGCCCTAACATGCATTCAGTTCTGGTGCATTACCAGAAAAAACACCCTGAAGAAAAAGCATCATATTTCAGAATTCAGAAGACCATGCGTATAGCTTCTGTTGACAGGGGCTCTGCCCTGGCTCAAACGTCTTTTGAGATGGGGGTGTCTGTCTCCTCAAAACTGTCCAACTTGGCTTCTCAACCTCCACctcccccaccactgcccccaGACCTTGCTCCTGAAGTCTACTATTGCAAACACTGTTCATACAGCAACCGTTCAGTTGTGGGAGTGCTTGTCCACTACCAGAAAAGGCATCCAGAAATAAAGGTCACTGCCAAGTACATCAGGCAGGCCCCCCCTACTGCGGCAATGATGAAGGCTGGTGAGCTGCCTCCTGGGATTCAGAAACTGCCAGTGTCAGTACAGCAGTTGAGCCAGGGTAGTTCTGAGGGCTCTGTGAATCCCCTTGAGAATGAAATGTTCTTCTGCCAGCACTGCGATTATGGAAACCGGACTGTGAAAGGTGTGCTCATTCATTATCAAAAGAAGCATCGTGATTTCAAAGCCAACGCAGATGTGATTAGGCAACATACAGCCACTGTTAGAAGCCTTTGTGATCATAACCAGAAGAAATCATCTGGCAGCCTGCCTGCTCACACCTCCAGCACTGAACAAGGCAAGACAAAGCTGAGAGCCCTCAAGTGCAGGCAGTGTAGCTACACATCACCTTACTTCTATGCGTTGAGGAAGCATATTAAGAAAGACCACTCAAATCTGAAGGCCACGGTCACATCCATTCTGAGATGGGCATTTTTGGATGGCTTGATAGAAGCTGGTTATCACTGTGAATGGTGCATTTATTCACATACGGAACCAAGTGGTTTGCTTGTGCATTACCAGAGGAGACATCCTGAACATTATGTTGACTATACATATATGGCAACTAAACTTTGGGCAGGTCCAGATCCTTCCCCTCCTACCCTAGTGATGCCAACAGAGGGAAAGACCTATAAATGCAGAGACTGCATTTTTGAAGCATCTTCCATTTGGGATATTACTAATCACTACCAGGCTTTTCACCCTTGGGCTATGAATGGGGATGAATCTGTATTGTTAGATATCATTAAGGAAAAAGATGCTGCTGAGAAAATTGGCACACAACTTGATGAAGTTAGGGCCAGGATTAATTCTGAAAACCAGGTAACATCACAGATGGACCAGGATGTGGAGGACCCCAGCCTTTCTCAAGAAAAAACTATTCAGCTGGCTTCTGCAAACCCTGCCATCTCCTCCACTCCATATCAGTGTACAGTTTGTCAGTCTGAGTACAATAACTTGCATGGCCTCCTGACACATTATGGCAAAAAGCATCCTGGCATGAAGGTGAAAGCTGCTGACTTTGCACAGGACACAGACATTAACCCAGGGGCTGTGTACAAGTGCAGACATTGCCCATACATTAACACACGCATTCATGGTGTCCTCACACATTACCAGAAACGGCACCCATCAGTAAAAGTTACTGCTGAAGACTTTGTGCATGATGTGGAACAGTCGAATGACATCTCCCAGAATGACATAGAAGAGACGAGTAGGATTTTCAAGCAAGGCTATGGTGCATATCGGTGCAAACTATGCCCTTACACCCATGGCACACTGGAGAAGCTCAAAATTCACTATGAGAAATACCATAATCAGCCTGAATTTGATGTTTTTGCTCAGTCACCGCCAAAGGTGTCTGCCTCAGTGGAGTCAGACGTAGTAACTGAAATCAAGGCCTCACCAGAAATTGCTGCCGATGGTGTTGGAGAAGTCTCTATCTCTGTACCTCATTTCTCCAGTTCTCACTTAGTGTCTCACACAGTGTTCCGGTGTCAGCTCTGCAAATACTTCTGTTCTACCCGGAAGGGGATAGCCAGGCACTACCGCATCAAACATAATAATGTTCGGGCACAACCAGAAGGCAAGAACAACCTCTTCAAGTGTGCTTTGTGTTCCTACACCAACCCTATCCGCAAAGGGCTTGCAGCACACTACCAGAAAAGGCACGACATTGATGCTTACTACACTCATTGTTTAGCAGCCTCCAGGACAGTAAGTGACAAACCCAATAAAGTGATCATTCCATCTCCTCACAAAGATGACGCTCCTCAGTTAAGTGAGGAGCTGAGGAGGGctgtggaaaagaagaaatgctcGCTTTGTTCCTTTCAATCTTTTAGCAAGAAAGGTATTGTGTCCCACTACATGAAGCGTCACCCTGGTGTTTTCCCTAAGAAGCAGCATGCAAGCAAGCTGGGGGGTTACTTCACTGCCGTGTATGCTGATGAACATGAAAAGTCAACTCCAGCTGTGGAAAGGAATGACTTTGTAAAACCTGAGGTGGAGAGCGAGGCTCAGGAAACTGAGTGGCTTCCCTTCAGATGCATAAAATGTTTCAAGCTATCcttcagcacagcagagctgctgtgcatgCATTATACTGATCACCACAGCAAGGATTTGAAGAGAGACTTTACCATACTGGGAAGTGGCACCCGCTCTCATAATGCTGTCTACCAGTGCAAGCACTGTGATACTAAATTGCATAGCACAGCAGAGCTGACTTCACACTTGAATAGTCACAATGAGGAATTCCAGAAGCGTGCCAAACGTCAGGAGAGGAGGAAACAGCTTTTGAGCAAGCAGAAATGTGCAGATGGTACTTTTACAGATTTCAAACAAGAGAGG GCTTTTGGACACTTGGAAGATGCTTCAAAActtaaggagagaaaaatagtTGGCTACAAATGTAAATTTTGTGTGGAAGTTCATCCAACGCTTCGAGCCATCTGTAATCATCTCCGTAAGCATGTCCAGTATGGGAATGTTTCTTCTGTGTCAGCTACAGTAAAG CAGGAAGCTGAAGATTCTTCAAGCACAACTTTGGAGGGTTTTGAGGCAGCCAAAGACCCTGGCACTGTGGAATTTACAGAAGCTGAATCTGGAGCATCCTTGGAAGATGAAACCAGGCCTGGGGGCTACCGCTGCAGCCAGTGTGACCGGGTTTTGATGTCTATGCAGGGTCTGCGATCTCATGAGAGGAGTCACTTGGCTCTAGCCATGTTTACCCGGGAAGACAAGTACAGCTGCCAGTATTGCTCCTTTGTCTCTGCTTTCAGGCACAA